The following proteins come from a genomic window of Aricia agestis chromosome 19, ilAriAges1.1, whole genome shotgun sequence:
- the LOC121736658 gene encoding motile sperm domain-containing protein 2-like — protein MTTADLLNLFESKLKEKPDHDFHPLDLERLKDERYLTRVMKHSENDPKQATEMLWDIFTWRKTQGANEINEGNIKMEYVTEGAFFPHGRDIDGCLLLIMKSKKHIKGQKNIDEIKKIIIYWFDRIEREENGKKVSLFFDLEGCGLSNMDMELVNFIISLFKSYYPFFLNYIVIYQMPWVLSAPFKIIKSLLPAKAVEKMKFVNKDTLKDIVPPEQALTCWGGQDDYVFQFVPENKAQTEHTPKKVTFAEQPNTQHSPGEMLQINPSSLIIFNVVNDEITGQFTIKNMDEGPISFKIRTTSPEKFRVRPSSGVLTGGSSQTIVIVVQPEFQMRNVSKDMFLVMSVQIPKTDLSANELREVWQKSSGSKVDEYRLKCQFPIKEIQKNGKVNEDLSIDKPDSIVNALNNLQINYEMLHRQVNSLKILQLIILLLTAISVVLGFMLFQNKDPEEYCDRI, from the coding sequence atgacAACTGCGGATCTGCTTAACTTATTCGAATCCAAGTTGAAGGAAAAACCTGATCATGATTTTCACCCTTTGGACTTGGAACGTTTGAAAGATGAAAGATATCTAACGAGAGTAATGAAGCACTCGGAAAACGACCCAAAGCAAGCTACAGAGATGCTATGGGATATTTTCACTTGGCGCAAGACGCAGGGTGCAAACGAAATAAATGAAGGTAATATTAAAATGGAATATGTTACGGAAGGAGCTTTTTTTCCTCACGGTCGTGACATCGATGGTTGTTTATTGTTAATAATGAAGTCAAAAAAACACATCAAAGGTCAGAAAAATATagatgaaattaaaaagataataatttactgGTTCGATCGCATTGAAAGGGAAGAGAACGGCAAAAAGGTCTCATTATTTTTTGATTTGGAAGGTTGCGGCTTAAGCAACATGGATATGGAATTGGTCAACTTTATTATCTCACTGTTTAAAAGCTACTACCCATTTTTCCTGAATTATATTGTCATTTATCAAATGCCATGGGTTCTATCTGctccatttaaaattattaaatcattaTTGCCCGCTAAGGCTGTGGAAAAGATGAAGTTTGTAAACAAAGACACTTTAAAAGATATAGTTCCACCCGAGCAAGCCCTCACCTGCTGGGGTGGTCAAGATGACTATGTATTTCAGTTTGTACCTGAGAACAAAGCCCAAACTGAACACACACCtaaaaaagttacatttgcCGAGCAACCTAACACCCAACATTCCCCAGGAGAAATGTTGCAAATAAATCCAAGCAGCTTGATCATTTTTAATGTCGTCAACGATGAGATCACAGGACAGTTTACGATAAAAAATATGGACGAGGGACCAATATCTTTTAAAATCAGGACAACATCTCCCGAAAAATTCCGTGTCAGACCCAGTTCAGGTGTTCTTACCGGTGGTTCATCTCAGACCATTGTTATTGTTGTTCAACCTGAATTTCAAATGCGTAATGTATCTAAAGATATGTTTCTAGTTATGTCAGTTCAGATACCTAAAACTGACCTATCGGCCAATGAATTACGGGAGGTGTGGCAAAAATCTTCGGGAAGTAAAGTCGATGAATACAGATTAAAATGTCAATTCCCTATTAAAGAAATACAGAAAAATGGAAAGGTTAATGAAGATTTGAGCATAGACAAGCCCGATTCTATTGTAAATGCTCTGAACAACttacaaataaattatgaaatgttGCACCGTCAAGTGAACAGTTTGAAGATACTTCAGCTTATAATATTACTGCTGACGGCTATATCTGTGGTTTTAGGTTTCATGCTTTTCCAGAACAAGGACCCGGAGGAATATTGTGATCGCATCTAG